In Mytilus trossulus isolate FHL-02 chromosome 6, PNRI_Mtr1.1.1.hap1, whole genome shotgun sequence, a single window of DNA contains:
- the LOC134722573 gene encoding uncharacterized protein LOC134722573, producing MARTKQTARKSTGGKAPRKQLATKAARKSAPATGGVKKPHRYRPGTVALREIRRYQKSTELLIRKLPFQRLVREIAQDFKTDLRFQSSAVMALQEASEAYLVGLFEDTNLCAIHAKRVTIMPKDIQLARRIRGERRGKGGKGLGKGGAKRHRKVLRDNIQGITKPAIRRLARRGGVKRISGLIYEETRGVLKVFLENVIRDAVTYTEHAKRKTVTAMDVVYALKRQGRTLYGFGGRGKGGKAKAKAKSRSSRAGLQFPVGRIHRLLRKGNYAERVGAGAPVYLAAVLEYLAAEVLELAGNAARDNKKSRIIPRHLQLAIRNDEELNKLLSGVTIAQGGVLPNIQAVLLPKKTQKAANKSSTELIIMARTKQTARKSTGGKAPRKQLATKAARKSAPATGGVKKPHRYRPGTVALREIRRYQKSTELLIRKLPFQRLVREIAQDFKTDLRFQSSAVMALQEASEAYLVGLFEDTNLCAIHAKRVTIMPKDIQLARRIRGERA from the exons ATGGCACGAACAAAGCAAACTGCACGTAAATCCACCGGAGGTAAAGCTCCAAGAAAACAACTTGCCACCAAGGCCGCCCGTAAGAGCGCACCTGCAACCGGTGGAGTCAAGAAACCACATAGATACAGGCCAGGAACAGTCGCTCTCCGAGAAATCAGGAGATACCAGAAGAGCACAGAGCTCCTCATCAGGAAACTCCCCTTCCAGAGATTAGTCCGTGAAATCGCCCAGGACTTCAAAACTGATCTCCGATTCCAGAGTTCAGCCGTCATGGCCCTACAGGAAGCCAGCGAAGCCTACTTGGTCGGTCTCTTCGAGGATACCAACTTGTGCGCAATCCACGCCAAGAGAGTAACCATCATGCCAAAGGATATCCAATTGGCCCGAAGAATCCGTGGAGAAC GCAGAGGAAAAGGAGGTAAAGGTCTAGGAAAAGGAGGCGCCAAGCGTCACAGGAAGGTGTTGCGTGATAACATCCAAGGTATCACCAAGCCAGCCATCCGTCGTTTAGCAAGAAGAGGTGGAGTAAAACGTATATCTGGACTCATCTATGAGGAAACCCGTGGTGTCCTTAAAGTTTTCTTGGAAAATGTCATCCGTGATGCTGTCACATACACAGAGCACGCCAAGAGGAAGACTGTCACTGCCATGGATGTTGTCTACGCTTTGAAACGTCAAGGACGTACCTTGTACGGATTCGGAG GACGAGGAAAAGGAGGAAAAGCAAAAGCAAAGGCAAAGTCTAGGTCATCCCGTGCCGGACTTCAGTTCCCAGTCGGTCGTATCCACAGACTTTTGAGGAAAGGAAACTATGCCGAGAGAGTTGGTGCCGGTGCACCAGTGTACCTCGCAGCTGTCTTAGAATACTTAGCAGCTGAAGTATTGGAGTTGGCAGGAAACGCCGCTCGTGACAACAAGAAGAGCAGAATCATTCCCCGTCATCTCCAGTTGGCCATCAGAAACGACGAAGAGTTGAACAAACTCTTGTCTGGTGTCACCATTGCCCAGGGAGGTGTTCTACCAAACATCCAGGCTGTACTTCTGCCAAAGAAGACCCAGAAAGCTGCCAA CAAATCGTCCACAGAGCTAATAATCATGGCACGAACAAAGCAAACTGCACGTAAATCCACCGGAGGTAAAGCTCCAAGAAAACAACTTGCCACCAAGGCCGCCCGTAAGAGCGCACCTGCAACCGGTGGAGTCAAGAAACCACATAGATACAGGCCAGGAACAGTCGCTCTCCGAGAAATCAGGAGATACCAGAAGAGCACAGAGCTCCTCATCAGGAAACTCCCCTTCCAGAGATTAGTCCGTGAAATCGCCCAGGACTTCAAAACTGATCTCCGATTCCAGAGTTCAGCCGTCATGGCCCTACAGGAAGCCAGCGAAGCCTACTTGGTCGGTCTCTTCGAGGATACCAACTTGTGCGCAATCCACGCCAAGAGAGTAACCATCATGCCAAAGGATATCCAATTGGCCCGAAGAATCCGTGGAGAACGTGCTTAA
- the LOC134722574 gene encoding histone H2A, whose product MSGRGKGGKAKAKAKSRSSRAGLQFPVGRIHRLLRKGNYAERVGAGAPVYLAAVLEYLAAEVLELAGNAARDNKKSRIIPRHLQLAIRNDEELNKLLSGVTIAQGGVLPNIQAVLLPKKTQKAAK is encoded by the coding sequence ATGTCAGGACGAGGAAAAGGAGGAAAAGCAAAAGCAAAGGCAAAGTCTAGGTCATCCCGTGCCGGACTTCAGTTCCCAGTCGGTCGTATCCACAGACTTTTGAGGAAAGGAAACTATGCCGAGAGAGTTGGTGCCGGTGCACCAGTGTACCTCGCAGCTGTCTTAGAATACTTAGCAGCTGAAGTATTGGAGTTGGCAGGAAACGCCGCTCGTGACAACAAGAAGAGCAGAATCATTCCCCGTCATCTCCAGTTGGCCATCAGAAACGACGAAGAGTTGAACAAACTCTTGTCTGGTGTCACCATTGCCCAGGGAGGTGTTCTACCAAACATCCAGGCTGTACTTCTGCCAAAGAAGACCCAGAAAGCTGCCAAGTAA
- the LOC134721185 gene encoding histone H2B-like — translation MPPKVGTKGAKKAVTKAKTARPGGDKKRRRKRRESYAIYIYKVLRQVHPDTGVSSKAMSIMNSFVNDIFERIAAEASRLAHYNKRSTITSREIQTAVRLLLPGELAKHAVSEGTKAVTKYTSSK, via the coding sequence ATGCCACCCAAAGTAGGAACTAAAGGAGCCAAGAAGGCCGTCACCAAGGCAAAGACTGCCAGACCCGGCGGTGACAAGAAAAGGAGGAGGAAGAGACGTGAATCCTATGCTATCTACATCTACAAAGTCTTGAGACAAGTTCACCCCGACACCGGAGTGTCCTCAAAGGCAATGTCCATCATGAACAGCTTCGTCAACGATATCTTCGAGAGAATCGCAGCAGAGGCTTCCCGATTGGCACACTACAACAAAAGATCTACCATCACATCTCGGGAGATCCAGACCGCTGTCCGTCTTCTCTTACCCGGAGAATTGGCCAAGCACGCTGTCAGTGAAGGTACCAAAGCCGTCACTAAATACACCAGCAGCAAGTAA
- the LOC134722575 gene encoding histone H4, which translates to MSGRGKGGKGLGKGGAKRHRKVLRDNIQGITKPAIRRLARRGGVKRISGLIYEETRGVLKVFLENVIRDAVTYTEHAKRKTVTAMDVVYALKRQGRTLYGFGG; encoded by the coding sequence ATGTCAGGCAGAGGAAAAGGAGGTAAAGGTCTAGGAAAAGGAGGCGCCAAGCGTCACAGGAAGGTGTTGCGTGATAACATCCAAGGTATCACCAAGCCAGCCATCCGTCGTTTAGCAAGAAGAGGTGGAGTAAAACGTATATCTGGACTCATCTATGAGGAAACCCGTGGTGTCCTTAAAGTTTTCTTGGAAAATGTCATCCGTGATGCTGTCACATACACAGAGCACGCCAAGAGGAAGACTGTCACTGCCATGGATGTTGTCTACGCTTTGAAACGTCAAGGACGTACCTTGTACGGATTCGGAGGTTAA